The Pseudarthrobacter sp. NS4 genome includes a window with the following:
- a CDS encoding WD40/YVTN/BNR-like repeat-containing protein yields the protein MGFLDPKPVLPHLLDALTTTKIKDPESETAKALTATYAGVKKLDNGGQFLKPVRVPTLTVLDSLPNPTADFRILWTEANGQTLYAVGFDNTFRKSTDGGMTWTRLGRHAAGLGGSSGAFLKTTAGTLLTHSLESPTKIVRSTDDGLTWTVVHTLRAATRLMGVQSWCQDAANGHLYYVEYISPANSVDVMIYRSTDDGLTWATFATFPGGGTTDPNRIDHMHSCQYDSVSQRVYFMLGDTRPKAGIYRTNAAKTGVEPVVLNEQVEAQTGSPDAARSIGMMWFPDYIAWTGDASSNPYLMRMHRNQIGIAAPVVERVYRFNSTGWFTAKASSDGTRWVCSASQEPTAGVNLDKAVHLYAVEDQGATIYEIAAYPTEATINAALAPVGQAEIHGDTFWLTTFGISTNFDYAYYKCRIARGTAPMPVTKRRAMPYAWETQNSGYHVLGVTENKLFGHTRGSSTNRTLYIFDYGVLKKAGTGTLGVKIRREDGTTIASVDTFNKRQRQSLFAETEPYLAKVTLNSDEGVEFVIYNQSGANPAEGTAFVTYGWGP from the coding sequence ATGGGATTTCTTGATCCGAAGCCTGTTTTGCCGCACCTGCTTGACGCCCTGACCACCACCAAAATCAAAGACCCCGAGAGCGAGACGGCAAAGGCACTTACTGCCACTTATGCCGGCGTGAAGAAACTGGACAACGGCGGGCAGTTCCTCAAGCCCGTTCGTGTTCCGACGCTCACGGTGCTCGACTCGCTGCCCAACCCAACAGCTGACTTCCGTATCCTCTGGACCGAAGCGAACGGGCAGACGCTCTACGCTGTGGGCTTTGACAACACGTTCCGTAAGAGCACGGACGGCGGCATGACGTGGACGCGGCTTGGACGGCACGCCGCGGGCCTTGGTGGCTCATCGGGAGCGTTCCTGAAGACCACCGCTGGCACACTGCTGACGCACTCCTTGGAGAGCCCTACCAAGATTGTGCGCTCCACTGACGACGGCCTGACGTGGACGGTTGTTCACACCCTCCGCGCCGCAACCCGGCTCATGGGCGTCCAGTCGTGGTGCCAGGACGCGGCGAACGGGCACCTGTACTACGTGGAGTACATTAGCCCCGCCAACAGCGTGGACGTGATGATCTACCGCTCCACGGACGACGGGCTGACATGGGCGACGTTCGCGACCTTCCCGGGCGGCGGCACGACCGATCCCAACCGGATCGACCACATGCACTCCTGCCAGTACGACAGCGTTTCCCAGCGCGTGTACTTCATGCTGGGGGACACCCGCCCGAAAGCTGGCATTTACCGGACCAACGCCGCCAAGACAGGCGTGGAACCTGTAGTGCTGAATGAGCAGGTGGAAGCGCAGACCGGCTCGCCGGACGCGGCCCGCTCCATCGGCATGATGTGGTTCCCGGACTACATCGCCTGGACCGGTGACGCATCATCCAACCCGTACCTGATGAGGATGCACCGTAACCAGATCGGCATTGCGGCCCCGGTTGTGGAGCGGGTCTACAGGTTCAACTCGACCGGCTGGTTCACGGCGAAGGCCAGCAGCGACGGCACACGCTGGGTCTGCTCGGCCTCTCAGGAGCCGACAGCCGGCGTGAACCTCGACAAGGCAGTCCACCTATACGCCGTGGAAGATCAGGGTGCGACCATCTACGAGATCGCCGCCTACCCTACCGAGGCCACCATCAACGCCGCCCTAGCACCCGTGGGTCAGGCTGAGATCCACGGTGATACGTTCTGGCTCACAACGTTCGGCATCAGCACGAACTTTGACTACGCCTACTACAAGTGCCGGATCGCACGCGGGACCGCGCCCATGCCGGTCACGAAGCGCAGGGCCATGCCTTACGCCTGGGAGACGCAGAACAGTGGCTATCACGTCCTCGGAGTCACCGAGAACAAACTGTTCGGGCACACCCGCGGATCATCCACCAACCGGACGCTCTACATCTTCGACTACGGCGTCCTGAAAAAGGCTGGCACTGGAACGCTCGGCGTGAAGATCCGGCGCGAAGACGGCACCACCATTGCCTCTGTGGACACCTTCAATAAGAGGCAGCGGCAAAGCCTGTTCGCTGAGACGGAACCGTACCTGGCCAAGGTCACGCTCAACTCAGATGAAGGCGTGGAGTTCGTCATCTACAACCAGTCAGGCGCTAACCCTGCCGAAGGAACCGCGTTCGTCACCTACGGCTGGGGACCGTAA
- a CDS encoding phage tail protein — protein sequence MATELGAAYISIIPETSKISGKIKEAFGDVGGVGSDAGKQVGGTFLAGLGKMVGPAAIAGIALKTGDVLKDAIGKAGELEQSSGAIGSVFKTAAADMLGFSKTAATTVGLTQDEYNKLGTVLGSQLKNAGVPMDELAGKTNEMVTLGADLASMFGGDTSQAVEALSSALKGERDPLEAYGVSLNQAAIDAKAAELGFSKVGGALSAEANQAATMALIMDQTADAHGNFAKESGTLAGQQQRMAATWENIQTQLGTAFLPIITEVSSFINTNVLPWVSSLTSGIGGGGLGGAFAAFQPVAARVGEAFHGLVAAVGPFIDQLISVLTPTVQNLLPVVDIVFNTIGSLVAGVMQVIQGVIQVATGAISGNWSQVWSGIQNIFGGIWNNIQAIVSGVIGVVGTVIRAGLSNAAGFVGSILGNIGRFFADTWNNVVNGVSSMIGNVVGFFSGLIGRITGAIGNAGSALFSVGVNIIQGLINGIGSMMGSIGRAVLNIVPEAIRGPFEDLLGIRSPSRVFREYGVNIGQGLILGIDGMHAKVADSVTGLVSVPSVPAFSTGSFTPVGAIGAAGGSGMVNNFSIQVDDPISTAHAVTRRLAALGT from the coding sequence ATGGCAACTGAATTAGGGGCCGCGTACATCTCGATCATTCCCGAAACCTCGAAGATTAGCGGAAAGATCAAAGAGGCTTTCGGGGATGTTGGCGGGGTCGGCTCGGACGCCGGGAAGCAGGTTGGCGGGACTTTCCTTGCCGGTCTGGGGAAGATGGTTGGGCCGGCTGCAATCGCGGGCATCGCTCTCAAGACTGGGGATGTCCTCAAAGACGCGATCGGTAAGGCTGGGGAGCTTGAGCAGAGCAGCGGAGCCATCGGCTCTGTATTCAAGACCGCGGCCGCGGACATGCTCGGTTTTTCCAAGACGGCGGCAACGACCGTTGGCCTAACCCAGGATGAGTACAACAAGCTTGGCACTGTCCTTGGTTCCCAGCTCAAGAATGCCGGCGTGCCGATGGATGAGCTCGCGGGGAAGACTAACGAGATGGTCACCCTGGGCGCCGATCTTGCGTCTATGTTCGGCGGGGATACCTCGCAGGCTGTCGAGGCACTATCGTCGGCGCTGAAGGGTGAGCGGGACCCTCTGGAGGCTTACGGCGTATCCCTGAATCAGGCTGCGATTGATGCCAAGGCTGCTGAGCTCGGTTTTTCCAAGGTAGGCGGGGCACTGTCGGCTGAGGCTAACCAGGCGGCAACTATGGCGCTGATCATGGATCAGACGGCGGACGCTCACGGCAATTTCGCTAAGGAGTCTGGGACGCTCGCCGGTCAGCAGCAGCGCATGGCGGCGACGTGGGAGAACATTCAAACCCAGCTTGGTACGGCGTTCCTGCCGATCATCACTGAGGTTTCATCGTTCATCAATACCAACGTCCTGCCGTGGGTTTCGTCGCTCACGTCTGGGATCGGCGGCGGCGGGCTTGGTGGTGCTTTTGCCGCGTTCCAGCCGGTGGCTGCAAGGGTGGGGGAGGCGTTCCATGGCCTTGTGGCCGCGGTGGGGCCGTTTATTGATCAGCTCATCTCGGTATTGACTCCCACGGTGCAGAACCTCTTGCCGGTGGTTGACATCGTGTTCAATACCATTGGCAGTTTGGTTGCCGGAGTGATGCAGGTCATCCAGGGCGTGATTCAGGTTGCGACGGGCGCCATTTCCGGGAACTGGTCGCAGGTCTGGAGCGGCATCCAAAACATTTTCGGCGGCATCTGGAATAACATTCAGGCCATCGTGTCAGGTGTCATCGGCGTCGTGGGAACTGTGATTCGTGCGGGACTCTCCAACGCGGCCGGCTTTGTCGGTTCGATTCTTGGCAATATTGGCCGGTTTTTCGCTGATACGTGGAACAACGTGGTCAATGGCGTGTCCTCCATGATCGGTAACGTTGTTGGGTTCTTCTCTGGCCTGATCGGGCGCATCACCGGGGCGATTGGTAACGCCGGATCCGCACTGTTCAGCGTGGGCGTGAACATCATCCAAGGGCTCATCAACGGTATCGGCTCCATGATGGGTTCCATTGGCCGTGCGGTCCTGAATATTGTTCCCGAGGCGATCCGTGGCCCGTTTGAGGACCTGCTAGGCATCCGTTCCCCGTCCCGTGTGTTCCGTGAGTATGGCGTGAACATTGGTCAGGGTTTGATTCTCGGTATTGACGGGATGCACGCGAAGGTAGCCGATTCGGTTACTGGGCTGGTTTCTGTCCCCTCGGTGCCGGCGTTCAGTACCGGCTCATTCACCCCTGTAGGCGCGATTGGTGCGGCTGGGGGATCCGGGATGGTGAACAACTTCAGCATCCAGGTTGACGACCCCATTTCAACAGCGCACGCCGTAACGCGCCGACTCGCGGCGCTGGGCACCTAA
- a CDS encoding P27 family phage terminase small subunit, with amino-acid sequence MKAAGKKLWEVATAEFEWAEHELALLEEACRVRDRIVELDSAVKVDGLMITSSQGLRLHPAVGEARQQRLTLARLLASLQIPGLDDDLPLARGVRGVYGRARG; translated from the coding sequence TTGAAGGCCGCTGGCAAGAAGCTGTGGGAAGTTGCCACGGCAGAGTTTGAATGGGCTGAGCATGAGCTTGCCCTGTTGGAGGAAGCGTGCCGTGTTCGGGACCGGATCGTGGAGCTTGACTCCGCTGTGAAGGTTGATGGGCTGATGATCACCAGTTCGCAGGGCTTGAGGTTGCATCCGGCGGTTGGTGAGGCCCGGCAGCAGCGGCTCACGCTGGCGCGGTTGTTGGCGTCGTTGCAGATTCCCGGTTTGGATGATGATTTGCCGCTGGCGCGTGGCGTGCGTGGTGTATATGGGCGGGCTCGTGGTTAG
- a CDS encoding helix-turn-helix transcriptional regulator yields MALAIATLLTLAETAERLRKSEAQLRWMIHAGTAPKSAKIGGRRMFRASDVEDYINAAFEEAS; encoded by the coding sequence ATGGCACTAGCAATCGCAACGCTGCTCACGCTGGCGGAAACTGCCGAACGGCTGCGCAAGTCTGAGGCACAGCTCCGCTGGATGATCCACGCAGGAACCGCGCCAAAGTCGGCCAAGATCGGCGGGCGCCGGATGTTCAGGGCCTCCGATGTTGAGGACTACATAAACGCCGCGTTCGAGGAAGCGTCCTGA
- a CDS encoding helix-turn-helix transcriptional regulator, which translates to MENKELSVGDVARRTFGESVRKYRLANEWTQDTLARNVTKNGVNATQTMIAKIERGDRPTSISEAAVIAATFGIPVQALLPLDRESATQSQLGVLLSNFNSQLARLAMFRAQALNMEDALEDTLNEWDEYVRDLTPSERDHLAAVDIDARPSSENGMRDKLRGEHSKAR; encoded by the coding sequence ATGGAGAATAAAGAGCTCAGTGTCGGCGACGTGGCCAGACGCACCTTTGGTGAATCAGTGAGAAAGTACCGCTTGGCAAACGAGTGGACGCAGGACACCCTTGCGCGGAACGTCACGAAAAATGGCGTCAATGCTACTCAGACAATGATTGCGAAGATTGAGCGGGGCGACCGGCCCACTTCCATCAGTGAGGCAGCCGTGATCGCCGCTACTTTTGGCATCCCCGTGCAGGCTCTCTTGCCGCTCGATAGAGAATCTGCCACTCAGTCCCAGCTAGGCGTCCTTCTATCGAACTTCAATAGCCAACTTGCGCGGCTTGCGATGTTCAGGGCCCAGGCGCTGAACATGGAGGATGCTCTGGAGGACACCCTCAATGAGTGGGATGAATACGTAAGGGACTTGACGCCATCAGAGCGGGATCATCTTGCGGCGGTAGATATTGATGCCCGCCCCAGCTCCGAGAACGGAATGAGGGATAAGCTTCGTGGCGAGCATTCAAAAGCGAGATAA
- a CDS encoding tyrosine-type recombinase/integrase produces the protein MASIQKRDNGSWRARYRDDAGKEHARHFPRKIDAQRWLDEVTTSVVTGSYVDPKSGKVTLNSFFADWSQRQIWAAGTAKAMSLAVRSCTFGDVEFRNLKRSHVEAWVKKMTVDGLAPGTVKTRYNNVRSVLRGARNDRMLATDPADGVALPRGRKAEHAMAIPSPEDVGKLLAAAEVQFRPFVAMCAFAGLRLGEAAAVQLTDIDFLRRTLKVQRQIQRAGKGEVAITPPKYGSERLVHIPDGLVQILAQHVEHIGVHSVHQWLFIGDGGLPPHQNTTGYWWRKTVKAAGLSDVRLHDLRHFYASGLIAAGCDVVTVQRALGHAKATTTLNTYSHLWPTAEDRTRSAAGAMMEEALRIPADSVRTG, from the coding sequence GTGGCGAGCATTCAAAAGCGAGATAACGGCTCTTGGCGCGCACGGTACCGCGACGACGCGGGCAAGGAGCACGCCAGGCACTTCCCCCGGAAGATAGACGCTCAGCGGTGGCTTGATGAGGTCACAACTTCTGTCGTTACCGGCTCTTATGTGGATCCGAAGTCTGGCAAGGTAACGCTCAACTCATTCTTTGCGGACTGGTCACAGCGACAGATCTGGGCAGCCGGCACGGCTAAGGCCATGAGCTTGGCCGTGCGCTCGTGCACGTTCGGTGACGTGGAGTTCCGCAACCTCAAGCGCTCCCACGTTGAGGCGTGGGTAAAAAAGATGACCGTTGACGGCTTGGCGCCAGGAACGGTGAAGACCCGATACAACAACGTCCGCTCAGTGCTGCGCGGAGCCAGGAATGACAGGATGCTTGCCACGGATCCGGCGGACGGCGTTGCGCTGCCCCGCGGCCGGAAGGCTGAGCACGCAATGGCTATCCCTTCCCCAGAGGACGTGGGCAAGCTGTTGGCCGCTGCTGAGGTTCAGTTTCGCCCGTTCGTGGCTATGTGCGCTTTCGCTGGGCTGCGGCTCGGTGAGGCTGCGGCGGTGCAACTCACTGACATTGACTTCCTGCGACGCACTCTGAAGGTTCAGCGGCAGATACAGCGGGCAGGCAAGGGGGAAGTTGCCATCACTCCCCCGAAGTACGGTTCAGAGAGGCTTGTGCACATCCCTGACGGGCTGGTGCAGATCCTCGCCCAACACGTCGAGCACATAGGCGTGCATAGCGTCCATCAATGGCTGTTCATCGGTGATGGCGGGCTGCCTCCGCACCAGAACACGACGGGCTACTGGTGGCGGAAGACAGTGAAGGCTGCGGGGCTCTCAGACGTGCGCTTGCATGACCTCCGGCACTTCTACGCCTCGGGGCTAATTGCGGCCGGCTGTGACGTTGTGACGGTCCAGAGAGCGCTAGGTCATGCCAAGGCAACCACGACGCTGAACACGTATTCGCACTTGTGGCCGACAGCAGAAGACCGCACAAGGTCAGCAGCCGGAGCCATGATGGAAGAAGCTCTCCGGATTCCTGCGGACTCTGTGCGGACTGGCTGA
- the ychF gene encoding redox-regulated ATPase YchF — MALTIGIVGLPNVGKSTLFNALTRNQVLAANYPFATIEPNVGVVNLPDPRLDKLAGIFGSQRVLPAAVSFVDIAGIVKGASEGEGLGNQFLANIREAEAIAEVVRVFDDPDVIHVDGKVDPRSDMETINTELILADLQTIEKAIPRIEKEVKIKKREAAELAAIKAAQAVLERGDTIYSSIKGDKLEMEHLKELSLLTAKPFIYVFNADEAILGSPEKQEELRAMVAPADCIFLDAKLESDLVELDEEEAREMLEMNGQDESGLDQLARVGFHTLGLQTYLTAGPKEARAWTIHRGDTAPQAAGVIHSDFQRGFIKAEVVSFDDLVDAGSMAEAKSRGKVRIEGKEYVMADGDVVEFRFNV; from the coding sequence GTGGCTCTTACTATTGGCATCGTCGGACTGCCCAACGTCGGCAAATCAACTCTCTTCAACGCGCTCACCCGCAACCAGGTCCTGGCAGCGAACTATCCGTTCGCCACCATCGAACCGAACGTCGGCGTCGTGAACCTGCCCGACCCCCGGCTGGACAAGCTGGCCGGAATCTTCGGGTCGCAGCGGGTGCTGCCGGCCGCTGTCTCCTTCGTGGACATCGCCGGCATCGTCAAGGGCGCATCGGAAGGGGAAGGGCTGGGCAACCAGTTCCTGGCCAATATCCGGGAAGCCGAAGCCATCGCCGAAGTGGTGCGCGTGTTCGATGACCCCGACGTCATCCACGTTGACGGCAAGGTCGACCCCCGCTCGGACATGGAAACCATCAACACCGAGCTGATCCTCGCCGACCTGCAGACCATCGAAAAGGCCATTCCCCGGATCGAAAAAGAGGTCAAGATCAAGAAGCGGGAGGCCGCCGAGCTTGCAGCCATCAAGGCTGCCCAGGCGGTGCTGGAACGCGGTGACACCATCTACTCCTCCATCAAGGGCGACAAGCTGGAGATGGAGCACCTCAAGGAGCTCAGCCTGCTCACGGCCAAGCCCTTCATCTACGTGTTCAACGCGGACGAAGCAATCCTGGGCAGCCCAGAAAAGCAGGAAGAACTGCGGGCCATGGTTGCCCCGGCGGACTGCATCTTCCTCGACGCCAAGCTCGAATCCGACCTCGTGGAACTGGACGAGGAAGAAGCCCGCGAGATGCTGGAGATGAACGGACAGGACGAGTCCGGGCTGGACCAGCTGGCCCGCGTGGGCTTCCACACCCTCGGCCTGCAGACATACCTCACCGCAGGGCCCAAGGAAGCCCGCGCGTGGACCATCCACCGGGGTGACACAGCTCCCCAGGCCGCCGGAGTCATCCACTCGGACTTCCAGCGCGGCTTCATCAAGGCCGAGGTGGTGTCATTTGACGATCTCGTCGATGCCGGTTCCATGGCTGAAGCCAAGTCCCGCGGTAAAGTTCGGATTGAGGGTAAGGAATACGTCATGGCGGACGGCGACGTGGTGGAGTTCCGCTTCAACGTCTAG
- a CDS encoding DNA recombination protein RmuC, whose protein sequence is MDVFALILALFMLLLGALAGAAATYFALRKNSHALESDFDAVSSRLSEVSAQFAAADAERRLLTAQNRELGEARTQDGSVLRALAPVAEKLTAVQQQVALLERDRVEQYGQLAQQLQEARLSDEQLIRSTHALESALRSNSARGQWGEVQLRRVVEASGMLRHVDFVEQVHSAGGESAVRPDLVVQLPGEKQLVVDAKVPLSSYLEAQELGAEDPRRAQQGILTATDRRTQQSLLAAHAKALRAHVDSLSNKKYWDIPGNSPELVICFIPAESILAAALTADAELLDHALSRNVVLASPSTLLAVLKSVAFTWRQDVLTDSARELFDLARQLYDRMGTLGENVSKLGSSLKSSVDRYNSMVGTLEARVLPTARKLNSLDESGLVAPPAVEVTPRALAAPELQQDEAAA, encoded by the coding sequence ATGGATGTTTTTGCGTTGATTCTGGCCTTGTTCATGCTGCTGCTTGGTGCCCTCGCAGGTGCTGCCGCCACCTATTTTGCGTTGCGGAAGAACTCGCATGCCCTGGAATCGGATTTCGACGCGGTCTCGTCCCGGCTTTCGGAGGTCAGCGCACAGTTCGCGGCAGCCGACGCCGAGCGGCGGCTTCTGACGGCACAGAACCGGGAGTTGGGCGAGGCCCGGACGCAGGACGGCAGCGTGCTCCGTGCACTGGCACCAGTGGCGGAGAAGCTCACGGCCGTCCAGCAGCAGGTGGCGCTGCTGGAGCGCGACCGGGTGGAACAGTACGGCCAGCTCGCGCAGCAGCTTCAGGAAGCCAGGCTCTCGGATGAACAGCTGATCCGGTCCACGCACGCATTGGAATCGGCCCTGCGGTCCAACAGTGCTCGTGGCCAGTGGGGCGAAGTACAGCTGCGGCGGGTGGTGGAGGCCTCCGGGATGCTGCGCCACGTCGATTTTGTGGAGCAGGTGCACAGTGCCGGCGGTGAATCTGCAGTCCGTCCCGACCTTGTGGTGCAGCTGCCCGGCGAAAAGCAGCTGGTGGTGGATGCCAAGGTTCCGTTGTCGTCCTACCTGGAAGCCCAGGAACTGGGAGCGGAAGATCCCCGGCGCGCGCAGCAGGGGATCTTGACAGCAACTGACCGCCGCACCCAGCAGTCCCTGTTGGCTGCGCACGCCAAGGCCCTCCGTGCGCATGTGGACTCGCTCAGCAATAAGAAGTACTGGGACATCCCCGGCAATTCCCCGGAACTGGTGATCTGCTTCATCCCGGCCGAGTCCATCCTTGCCGCCGCGCTGACGGCCGATGCGGAGCTCCTGGACCACGCCTTGTCCAGGAACGTGGTCCTGGCATCCCCCAGCACGTTGTTGGCCGTACTGAAGTCGGTCGCCTTTACCTGGCGGCAGGATGTGCTGACGGACAGCGCGCGGGAACTGTTCGATCTGGCGAGGCAGCTCTATGACCGGATGGGAACGCTGGGGGAAAACGTCAGCAAGCTGGGGTCCTCGCTGAAGTCCTCGGTGGACCGTTACAACTCCATGGTGGGCACGCTGGAAGCCCGGGTCCTGCCCACGGCCCGCAAGCTCAACAGTCTGGATGAGTCAGGTTTGGTCGCTCCGCCGGCAGTGGAGGTCACGCCGCGCGCCCTGGCCGCTCCGGAACTCCAGCAGGATGAGGCTGCCGCCTAG